In the genome of Pelodiscus sinensis isolate JC-2024 chromosome 3, ASM4963464v1, whole genome shotgun sequence, one region contains:
- the DLL1 gene encoding delta-like protein 1, which yields MGGQSMLTLAILSVLLCHCQVRCSGVFELKLQEFVNKKGLLGNRNCCRGGSGGAGLQQCDCKTFFRVCLKHYQASVSPEPPCTYGSAITPVLGANSFSVPDSAEPAFSNPIRFPFGFTWPGTFSLIIEALHTDSPDDLNTENPERLISRLATQRHLTVGEEWSQDLHSNDRTDLKYSYRFVCDEHYYGEGCSVFCRPRDDAFGHFTCGERGEKVCNPGWKGQYCTEPICLPGCDEQHGFCDKPGECKCRVGWQGRYCDECIRYPGCLHGTCQQPWQCNCQEGWGGLFCNQDLNYCTHHKPCKNGATCTNTGQGSYTCSCRPGYTGSNCEIEINECDANPCKNGGSCTDLENSYSCNCPPGFYGKNCELSAMTCADGPCFNGGRCTDNPDGGYSCRCPLGYSGFNCEKKIDYCSSSPCANGAQCVDLGNSYICQCQAGFTGRHCDDNVDDCASFPCLNGGTCQDGINDYSCTCPPGYNGKNCSAPVNKCEHNPCHNGATCHERNNRYVCECARGYGGLNCQFLLPEQPQGPVIVDFTEKYTEGQNAQFPWIAVCAGIILVLMLLLGCAAIVVCVRLKMQKRHHQPDACRSETETMNNLANCQREKDISISVIGATQIKNTNKKVDFHSDNSDKSGYKVRYPSVDYNLVHELKNEDSVKEEHSKCEAKCETYDSEAEEKSAVPLKSDTSERKRPESVYSTSKDTKYQSVYVISEEKDECIIATEV from the exons atggGAGGTCAGTCCATGCTGACTCTTGCCATCCTCTCGGTACTGCTTTGCCATTGCCAG gtgCGGTGCTCCGGGGTGTTCGAGCTGAAGCTGCAGGAGTTTGTCAATaagaaggggctgctggggaaCCGCAACTGCTGCCGCGGGGGGAGCGGCGGCGCCGGGCTGCAGCAGTGCGACTGCAAGACCTTCTTCCGCGTGTGCCTCAAGCACTACCAGGCCAGCGTCTCCCCCGAGCCGCCCTGCACCTACGGCAGCGCCATCACCCCCGTGCTGGGAGCCAACTCCTTCAGCGTGCCCGACAGCGCCGAGCCCGCCTTCAGCAACCCCATCCGCTTCCCCTTCGGCTTCACCTGGCCC GGCACTTTCTCTCTCATCATTGAAGCTTTGCATACAGATTCTCCCGATGACCTCAACACAG AGAACCCAGAACGCCTTATCAGTCGGCTGGCCACGCAACGCCATTTGACAGTGGGGGAGGAGTGGTCCCAGGACCTGCACAGCAATGACCGCACTGACCTCAAGTATTCCTACCGCTTTGTGTGTGATGAACACTACTATGGAGAGGGCTGCTCTGTTTTCTGCCGTCCCAGGGATGATGCCTTTGGCCACTTCACTTGCGGAGAGCGTGGTGAGAAGGTCTGCAACCCAGGCTGGAAGGGCCAGTACTGCACGGAAC CAATTTGCTTGCCTGGATGTGATGAACAACATGGCTTTTGTGACAAGCCTGGAGAATGCAA ATGTAGGGTTGGGTGGCAAGGGCGTTATTGTGACGAGTGCATCCGATACCCAGGCTGTCTTCATGGTACCTGTCAACAACCTTGGCAATGCAACTGTCAGGAAGGCTGGGGTGGCCTTTTCTGTAACCAAG ATCTTAATTATTGTACTCATCATAAGCCTTGCAAAAATGGTGCCACTTGCACCAATACTGGCCAGGGAAGCTACACTTGTTCTTGCCGTCCTGGGTACACGGGATCCAACTGTGAGATTGAAATCAATGAATGTGATGCTAACCCCTGCAAGAATGGTGGAAGCTGCACC gatcTTGAAAACAGCTATTCCTGTAACTGCCCACCTGGCTTCTATGGTAAAAACTGTGAGCTGAGTGCTATGACTTGCGCTGATGGCCCATGCTTCAATGGAGGGCGGTGTACAGACAACCCTGATGGTGGATACAGCTGTCGTTGCCCGTTGGGTTACTCCGGGTTTAACTGTGAAAAGAAAATTGATTATTGCAGCTCCAGTCCTTGTGCTAATG GAGCCCAGTGTGTTGATCTTGGAAATTCCTACATATGCCAATGCCAGGCTGGTTTTACTGGAAGACACTGTGATGATAATGTGGATGACTGTGCCTCCTTCCCTTGTCTGAATGGTGGAACCTGCCAAGATGGAATTAATGACTATTCTTGCACCTGTCCCCCAGGATACAATGGAAAGAACTGTAGTGCTCCAGTCAACAAATGTGAACACAACCCTTGTCACAATGGGGCTACTTGCCATGAAAGAAACAACCGTTATGTGTGTGAGTGTGCTCGGGGATATGGTGGACTCAACTGCCAGTTTTTGCTCCCTGAACAGCCTCAGGGTCCTGTAATTGTTGATTTTACTGAGAAGTACACTGAGGGTCAGAATGCACAGTTTCCTTGGATTGCAGTATGTGCTGGGATTATTCTGGTCCTGATGTTATTGCTGGGGTGCGCTGCTATTGTTGTCTGTGTCAGACTCAAAATGCAAAAGAGGCACCATCAGCCTGATGCATGCAGGAGTGAAACAGAGACCATGAACAACTTGGCCAACTGCCAACGTGAAAAGGACATTTCAATAAGTGTCATTGGTGCCACCCAGATTAAAAACACAAATAAGAAAGTAGACTTTCACAGTGATAACTCTGATAAAAGTGGCTACAAAGTTAGATACCCATCAGTGGATTACAATTTGGTGCATGAACTCAAGAATGAGGACTCTGTTAAAGAAGAACACAGCAAATGCGAAGCCAAGTGTGAAACATATGATTCAgaggcagaagagaaaagtgcAGTACCACTAAAGAG TGATACTTCTGAAAGAAAACGACCAGAATCAGTATATTCCACTTCAAAGGACACGAAGTACCAGTCGGTGTATGTCATATCAGAAGAGAAAGATGAGTGCATCATAGCAACTGAG GTGTAA